Proteins encoded by one window of Deltaproteobacteria bacterium:
- a CDS encoding class I SAM-dependent methyltransferase: protein MRADRDRWEHRYGSRGRHAADPPSQFLQTFRHLIAPGPVLDAAAGDGRNSLYLARHGHPVDAIDISFTGLQYLTAVARAEHLPVRALQADLEEFPLPRDHYAAAVNIRYLQRTLFDALKRAVRPGGIVICETFLIEQRLIGHPTNPEHLLRHGELLSYFEDFEVLAAQEGRLETEVGPTYLGRLVARRPGARQICG, encoded by the coding sequence ATGCGCGCCGATCGCGACCGCTGGGAGCATCGCTACGGCAGCCGGGGCCGGCACGCTGCCGATCCGCCGTCACAGTTCCTCCAAACCTTCCGCCACCTGATCGCGCCCGGGCCGGTGCTGGACGCGGCCGCCGGCGACGGACGCAACAGCCTCTACCTGGCCCGGCACGGCCATCCCGTCGACGCCATCGACATCTCCTTCACCGGCCTGCAATACCTGACGGCCGTAGCCCGCGCGGAGCATCTGCCGGTGCGCGCCTTGCAGGCCGACCTGGAGGAATTCCCGTTGCCCCGCGACCACTACGCCGCGGCCGTGAATATCCGCTACTTGCAGCGCACGTTGTTCGATGCCCTCAAGCGGGCCGTGCGTCCGGGCGGGATCGTGATCTGCGAGACCTTTCTGATCGAGCAACGCTTGATCGGCCATCCCACCAACCCCGAGCACCTGCTGCGCCACGGCGAGTTGCTCAGCTACTTCGAGGACTTCGAGGTCCTGGCGGCGCAAGAGGGCCGCTTGGAGACCGAAGTCGGCCCGACATACCTGGGGCGATTGGTGGCCCGCCGGCCGGGTGCGCGACAAATTTGTGGGTAA
- a CDS encoding ComF family protein, with the protein MARACATYAADDERTDPFKHALQRYKYGPDVSLAPALTRLMIRHCTLEVSRYDLIIAVPLHLSRLRWRGFNQALLLAHGVARRFGCLLDPFALERVRATDPQVELDERARRRNVAGAFRVSSDRRVAGRRVLLIDDVYTTGATADECSRTLKRAGAVYTDVLVLARAVLH; encoded by the coding sequence GTGGCCCGCGCCTGCGCCACCTATGCCGCCGACGACGAGCGCACCGACCCCTTCAAACATGCCCTGCAACGCTACAAGTACGGCCCCGATGTCAGTCTGGCGCCGGCGCTGACCCGGCTGATGATCAGGCATTGCACGCTCGAGGTCAGCCGCTACGACCTGATTATTGCGGTGCCGCTGCACCTGAGCCGGTTACGCTGGCGCGGTTTCAATCAGGCGCTGCTGCTGGCCCACGGGGTGGCGCGGCGTTTCGGGTGCCTGCTCGATCCCTTCGCGCTCGAGCGCGTGCGCGCCACCGATCCGCAGGTTGAACTCGATGAGCGCGCGCGCCGACGCAACGTCGCCGGCGCATTTCGGGTCAGCTCTGACCGGCGGGTTGCCGGCCGCCGGGTGCTCTTGATTGACGACGTCTACACCACCGGCGCCACTGCCGACGAGTGCAGCCGCACCCTCAAGCGTGCCGGCGCCGTCTATACAGATGTGCTCGTGCTCGCGCGCGCGGTGCTGCACTGA